In Syntrophorhabdaceae bacterium, the DNA window ATCACCTTTGAAAAGAAAGGAAAACTTGCAACGATCACCTTGAATACTCCGCCGTCGAACTGGCTTACCATAGTGATGATGAAGGAGATCAATCAGGTCCTCGCGGAGCTGAAGAAAGATCCGTCTATCCAGGTTCTGGTCTTCGATCACGCCGGCGAAAAGGCCTTCTGTGACGGCGTAGATGTGGCCGACCATACGGAGGACAAAGTAGATGAGATGATCGAGGTCTTTCATGGGATGTTCCGGTTGATGGCAACCATGGACATAACGACTGTGGCCGTGGTAAACGGCAGGTCGCTCGGAGGCGGTTGTGAGCTCATGGCCTTCTGCGACATCGTCATCGCCTCTGAAAAGTCACGCATCGGCCAGCCGGAAATTGCGGTGGGCGTTTTTCCGCCGGTGGCGGCCGCGTGGTTT includes these proteins:
- a CDS encoding enoyl-CoA hydratase/isomerase family protein, which produces MAFNHITFEKKGKLATITLNTPPSNWLTIVMMKEINQVLAELKKDPSIQVLVFDHAGEKAFCDGVDVADHTEDKVDEMIEVFHGMFRLMATMDITTVAVVNGRSLGGGCELMAFCDIVIASEKSRIGQPEIAVGVFPPVAAAWFPKIIGLKKTMELLLTGKTLTAKEAEAIGLVNVVLPPENF